A stretch of DNA from Lotus japonicus ecotype B-129 chromosome 4, LjGifu_v1.2:
AATTTCAAATTCCATTTTTTATCCcagatttaatttaatttcaaatcATTATCTTATTCTTCTAAGGGCTCGTTTGACACGCCGTATTatgcatgatagtataagcttatacaatacattatgagtttatccattgtttggtgatgacattgtattgtataagcttatccatcaaagtccccttatacgttaaaatgacgtattatttaatccatcatgtgagtgatggataaggcatgataaggttgtgacgtataagtcaccatcaccaccaccctctattgctgccaacttacaccaccattggcaccaccaccgccaccggtgttgccgccactACCGCCGCCCTACCATCAcaaccgccctaccgccacaccaccataatcgccgccaccacaaccttATTGCCACCAcgaccactctattgccaccaccgacaccacaaccaccaccaccaccattgcctccaccctccaccgtcgccgccaccaccaccaccatatcgtcaccaacaccacaaccaccattgctgccaccaccaccggtgttgccgccaccaccaccgccaccgccaccaccaccgacaccacaaccaccaccatatcaccaccaccaccataatcatcgtcaccactctattgccaccactgacaccacaatcaccaccatatcgccaccaccaccaccattgcctccaccctccaccgtagccgtcaccgccttaccaccaccaccaccctatcatcgccaccaccacaaccaccatcgctgccaccaccactaccaacctatctccactgtcaccaccatcgccaccaacaccaacctaccaccattgccaccactaccaccaacctaccaccacttccatcaccaccgccaccactgttataatcacctccatatttgatttttattatatatcattattcaatacttcattaaatataaaattgaattaatttaaacgatatggtaaattatacagagtatggtCAAACGCTAGATAGTATAAGAATgttatcaggcctaatactatcaggtcttatactatcatgccttatactatacgtcgcaccaaacggacCCTAAATCATCTAATTAAACTAGCTCAGCGcgaataaatttgaaattaaattaaatctgGGATAAAAAATGGAATTTGAAATTTAGTTTAAACGATTTGATAGTATGCTCGTTGTGTTTGGCGGTTACTCCCATCCTTTGATGTAGAGGCACCCTGCTTGAATACGTTAGcttactttttttatttattatttttcctcttgtaaaaaaacatTCAGTGTTTAGTTCTGATCTTATATAATTTTCTAATCCATAATGTTATGTTTATTTTGATTTCAAAATATCATCTTGTTTTAAATGGTAATGTGATATAACTACAATAATTATATCCATACATGATTTCAAAAATATTCtctaattaaatataattttttattgtagGATGTTGTATCTTCCAAAAAACTAATTTGATTTGTTCTCGAATTTGAACATTAGTGTGATGcaataatgttttgttcacCAATCAATTCCACCTTTATCTTGGAAAGTAGTGAataaatgagagaaaaataaatgatataatatgtgatgtgatagaagatgcagagagagataaaaagaaaaaataagtgaaaatgagataaaagagACACTCATTGTAATGAAAAGAATGTTTcatctctttaaaaaaaaaatgatacttCATCAAATCAATAGCAATTATATAATCCCTTTACATACACGCCTCATCAAATTAATTGCAATTATACAtatccttttatatatattcCAATTCATTCTCTAATtcaaacaaatattttaaatatttacttATCAATATTGTTTCAAAATACCTTATAGTCTAATATCTTCCCATCAAGTCTTATTGATTCATtccaattttaaaatataaattattcaaAAATTATTCAAAGACATTTATTTATTAATCTACATAGCACTTAATAGTTAATACTAGTCATGAGAACAGATTGactacaattaaaaaaaatgaatgcatAAAATTAAATAGTCAAACACAAATAACACAAAAAGAATTAAAGAACTGTTTGGTTAGACATGCTATTTGTCACGTAAATGATTAAGGTACTTTCACGAGTTGATACATGCAATATGAAAGTTAACCTCATCATGACGTGGATGTCATCTCAAACATGCAACAACATTGTCTTAAACATGACATTGTACTTTCAATGAAATCATCATGTCAACAAATTAAACGTTTTTCAACATTTTATTTGATAATAATCTAAaatctaaataataaaaatgacgTAACATGTGATTTAAGGACACGCGTagagaagaaaagaatgaaAGATAAGAAAGCAAAGCAGCGTGAAGATAGCGCACACCAAGCAAAACCAGAGGGTGATTTCGTCTCCCGCCACATGTATCTGCGAAGAAACTGTATCAACACTCTCCCTCACCGCCACGTGTCCTTTCCCTCACCCCCTTATCAATTTTCACCGTTGcgttacatttttttatttttttttattctcaccctaatttcattttttcttttctttttcttctcccatttatatatttttttattccgtttttatttttctcattcattctctctctcttctctcacatTCTCTCTCATTCGTTTCCGCGAACTCGATCGGCATCGGCAGCACCCTCTCCCGGTGGAAACAACCGCGATTCCCTCCCTCCGATTGGCAACCACCACCTCATTCTCCTCCTCTTCACGATTCCCAATACTTACGCTTCCTCCTCATATTTTCCTTCCCTTCAGGGTCACCATATTAgggtttcttcttcctctctggTAATTCGCTGTTTCcttttctatcttcttctcCCTTTGAATCCTTAGGCTTATCGGGTTGAcgagggaaaaaaaaaagagaaaaaaaaactagagattttttcaattttcattctGTGTACAAATTCGATTCTATTGTTCTTCCTCTGATTCCATTCTAGCTGGGTTGTGTTGATTCTCCATTagattattactattattattgttatcaaTCAATCTCTATCTGGGTCTTCGCAAGGAACTCTGTGAAGTTTTTGGTGCGGTGTTTTAGTTTGCAATCCGAAATCGAGGGTTTTCTTGTTTCTTAGATCTCTTTTTATTTGTTCTTGtgtcaggaaaaaaaaaaagaaaaaaaaagaattttttttggttttgtggGTAGAATCCCCTCAAAAAAATTAGGGTTTGGTTGGTTAGGGTGTGTATATTGGTAGATTGATAGGTAGAGATACATGAGATGGCGTTGAATTTGTCGCGTCGATCATTTTTTGCGGATGAGGATAATTTGAGGATGGGGAATGGTTACCGAGTGGAGGGTAAAAAGCCTGAgatgagtggtggtggtggtgatagctttgggaaGGTTTGGCCTGGTGTTGAGAATCCCTTTGCCAGTGATAGATGTAATAGGGGTCCCAATGTCGGTGCCAGTGCCGCCCAGGATTCTGTTTCCAAGGACATTCTTGATATTTTGCCCTCGGATCCATTTGGCATGGACATCAGCACTACCTTCACCGGGATGGATATCGGTACTACCTTCACAGCCATCACCGGATGGCTTGAGGATTTGGAGTTTGATTATGGTGGATACCAGAGGGATCAGCTCAGGCCGACTGAACATAGTTACCAGCTGTTTGCcgagttgaattttttttggaacaaTGCTATGAGGTTCCACGGTTTCCCTGGCGGGAACACAGGTGTTGAGGAGAGGAATGTATTGCATGGGCAGAGCGGACCAGGCGAGTCTTCTTCTTCGAGAGGAGACGGAGCTGTGTCCTGTAATTTTGATTTCGGTTATGCTTGCGACGACATGCACGACATGTTGGGCTTGGGCCGTGAATTTAAAGATGTGGCCATTGCCAGCGTGTCAGGTGACACGTCATGTATGGATGATGTGAGTTGCCTTGGAGGAGATGATCTTGCTCCTCATCCGGCTTTAAGTTTTTGTCTTAGTTATCTGGGGCTGCCCGATCTTCTTGTTGTTGAAGGAGTGTGCAAATATCTGCAATCTACGGTTCGGGGTGATCCGCTTTTGTGGAGGAGTATCCACATTGACCAGCCTTTAAATGAGAGGATTACTGATGATGTTCTTCTGGAATTAACCAGTAGAGCTCAAGGCAATCTTCAATGCTTGAGCCTGGTGGAGTGCACTAGGATAACTGATGAAGGTCTGAAGCGTGTTCTTCTAGCCAATCCCAAGTTAATCAAGGTGAGCATGCATTACCATAATTCATTTGTGGATTTCAAATTAGATTTGAGATATGTTGCAGTTCATCTAAAACATGTATGTGTGTacttatatttaattaatttgggTTTTGCTGGTGCTGTtgttttattttgattaaattttttaattggtGATAAAACCTTGAGTTGGCACTTTTGTATAACTAAGAAGTCAGCAGATTCTGTTTAGATCATTTGGCGCCTTTGACCGCTATAAGTATTTATTTCCGGAATTTCGTCGTTTGTCTTCATTAAATTCATTATTGAAATCAATTTAgcgttattattaattaatctgTCGCAATATCATTTATTGGTAAAAAGGCAAATATGGATGTAGGGGTAGTAAatgctttttttcttttccaaaatAGTTAAACCGCATATCATTGGCTATAATTGTACATTTGCATTCCTGATTTACTGACCTAacagttgtaacatttaatCATATTGCGATTTGCATCAATTCATGCATTGGTAGAAAATGTTCTATACTTCGTTGTGGTTGGTGGCCGGTGGGAAATAAAGCCCATGTTCGAAGGGAagacataaaagaaaaatagattaTATTCCAGCTGTCAACTGCGATACCTGTGAGATCCTTTTGTTATTTAGGTTGGGTCTGTTCAGGCTAAATAACTCTTATGCATTTGCCATATCTTGGAACCTAAGTAATAGTGCTACCATAGTAGTCAATAGCGCGCGATAGCGCCGCTATAGCAGCGCAGCGGAGTGGCTCCCTGCCGCTATTGAAATGAAATAGCGGCGCACTTCACAATAGCGGCCGTAGCGGCGCGAATAGCGGGAAATAGCGGCGCTATATGGACAAAGGGAAAAATGACTCAAGCCCCTCGGTTTTAAATTGTTGGGGAACCTTTTTAGGGGCATTTTAGGACTTCTCTGGACGATTTTATGTCAACCTTGAAAGAATgaagcttcattcttcattcagaTTTGCAAATCAGACTTCTTTACCTTGCTTTTGAGTGGTTTTTAGATGTGTGTTATTGTTCAAGACCTATGATTTTTATATCTATTATGAATTTTAGGCAATATTTGACATTTTTTAGgcatttatatgtatatagtagtatactattaattatatataaaaaatctgAATAGCGGCCATCCCGCTATGCGCTATCCCACTTTTGGGGTCGGCCGCTACGCACCGCTATCCGGGATTGACTACTATGAGTGCTACTATTTGTGTTTCCTTCATATATCATGTGCTTCAGCGTTAATCCACTTCATATTCTCTAACTTTGTCAATTGTTATTGTGTTAACTTCTCTGAGCATTGGATACTCAAGAGCTCAGCCAACTTTTAGAGTTTTCTTTTTCCATTCATATGTTTTACAACTCTTTGGGGTATAActaatttttttcccttttaaaTGCAATACTATG
This window harbors:
- the LOC130710735 gene encoding F-box protein SKIP14, with protein sequence MALNLSRRSFFADEDNLRMGNGYRVEGKKPEMSGGGGDSFGKVWPGVENPFASDRCNRGPNVGASAAQDSVSKDILDILPSDPFGMDISTTFTGMDIGTTFTAITGWLEDLEFDYGGYQRDQLRPTEHSYQLFAELNFFWNNAMRFHGFPGGNTGVEERNVLHGQSGPGESSSSRGDGAVSCNFDFGYACDDMHDMLGLGREFKDVAIASVSGDTSCMDDVSCLGGDDLAPHPALSFCLSYLGLPDLLVVEGVCKYLQSTVRGDPLLWRSIHIDQPLNERITDDVLLELTSRAQGNLQCLSLVECTRITDEGLKRVLLANPKLIKLSVPGCTRLSIEGIVGILRVHNSRGTQRVKHLHIGGLYGITQKHFEELQLLLGTDSQLQQHSHKPHYYSRANLYMSCDDDQAIDIEVCPRCQNLRLVYDCPAEGCQGDGHPTQMCRACTLCIPRCSQCGRCINDSEYEETFCLELLCSSCSKQLVKCSEKIERKDRPSNSFVIDEQS